Proteins from a genomic interval of Rattus norvegicus strain BN/NHsdMcwi chromosome 2, GRCr8, whole genome shotgun sequence:
- the Ngf gene encoding beta-nerve growth factor precursor — MSMLFYTLITAFLIGVQAEPYTDSNVPEGDSVPEAHWTKLQHSLDTALRRARSAPAEPIAARVTGQTRNITVDPKLFKKRRLRSPRVLFSTQPPPTSSDTLDLDFQAHGTISFNRTHRSKRSSTHPVFHMGEFSVCDSVSVWVGDKTTATDIKGKEVTVLGEVNINNSVFKQYFFETKCRAPNPVESGCRGIDSKHWNSYCTTTHTFVKALTTDDKQAAWRFIRIDTACVCVLSRKAARRG, encoded by the coding sequence ATGTCCATGTTGTTCTACACTCTGATCACAGCGTTTTTGATCGGCGTACAGGCAGAACCGTACACAGATAGCAATGTCCCAGAGGGAGACTCTGTCCCTGAAGCCCACTGGACTAAACTTCAGCATTCCCTTGACACAGCCCTCCGCAGAGCCCGCAGTGCCCCTGCTGAACCAATAGCTGCCCGTGTGACAGGGCAGACCCGCAACATCACTGTGGACCCCAAACTGTTTAAGAAACGGAGACTCCGTTCACCCCGCGTGCTGTTTAGCACCCAGCCTCCACCCACCTCTTCGGACACTCTGGATTTAGACTTCCAGGCCCATGGTACAATCTCCTTCAACAGGACTCACAGGAGCAAGcgctcatccacccacccagtcTTCCACATGGGGGAGTTTTCAGTGTGTGACAGTGTCAGTGTGTGGGTTGGAGATAAGACCACAGCCACGGACATCAAGGGCAAGGAGGTGACAGTGCTGGGCGAGGTGAACATTAACAACAGTGTATTCAAACAGTATTTTTTTGAGACCAAGTGCCGAGCCCCGAATCCTGTAGAGAGTGGATGCCGGGGCATTGACTCCAAGCACTGGAACTCATACTGCACCACGACTCACACCTTTGTCAAGGCGTTGACAACAGACGACAAACAGGCTGCCTGGAGGTTCATCAGGATAGATACAGCCTGCGTGTGTGTGCTCAGCAGGAAGGCTGCAAGAAGAGGCTGA